In Mongoliitalea daihaiensis, one DNA window encodes the following:
- a CDS encoding amidophosphoribosyltransferase produces MSDQIKHECGIAMIRLRKDPQYYLDKYGSPLFIPNKLYVLMQKQINRGQDGAGVANIKINTSPGTRYISRYRSIEPQAVNDIFEKIQKKYKKAKKQAGEKGVLDAQWMKENVAFTGEVWLGHLRYGTHGENSIETCHPFLKQNNWRSRNLVMAGNFNMTNVEELFGKLVELGQHPKEKTDTVTVMEKIGHFLDEENQRIFDKYKHEYSNEQLTHVIENELDVARILRRSCRDFDGGYAMAGLIGNGSSFVVRDPSGIRPAYYFADDEFVVVASEKPAIKSAFNVAYNEIKEIQPGHALVINKDGSFGEHEILPARERKSCSFERIYFSRGTDPDIYRERKLLGKALIPQVLKAIDFDLKNTVFSYIPNTAETAFLGMIEGLEDYLAAKRKEILLDGKPHLEDLEELLNFRPRVEKLVSKDVKLRTFITNDSDRDAMVANVYDTTYEVVRAGIDTLVVIDDSIVRGTTLEKSILTTLDKLNPKRIVIVSSAPQIRYPDCYGIDMSKMKDFIAFRAAVALLKERDMEDLMELVYDKCASQHNTNQNFVKEIYESFTDQEISDKVAEIITTSEIRAEVKVLYQTVESLNKCIPDHLGDWYFTGDFPTSGGMRVVNRAFVNYMEGKVVRAY; encoded by the coding sequence ATGAGTGATCAAATCAAGCATGAGTGTGGTATAGCCATGATTCGGTTGAGGAAGGACCCTCAATACTACCTAGATAAATACGGCTCTCCGCTGTTTATTCCCAATAAACTCTATGTATTGATGCAAAAGCAAATCAATAGAGGACAAGATGGGGCAGGCGTCGCCAATATCAAAATCAATACTTCTCCAGGAACCAGATATATCAGTCGTTACCGATCGATAGAACCCCAAGCTGTAAACGATATTTTTGAAAAAATTCAAAAGAAATACAAAAAAGCTAAAAAGCAAGCAGGAGAAAAAGGTGTCTTAGATGCCCAGTGGATGAAGGAAAATGTTGCTTTTACTGGAGAGGTTTGGTTGGGTCATTTAAGATACGGGACCCACGGTGAAAACAGTATTGAAACTTGCCATCCTTTCTTAAAACAGAATAACTGGAGAAGCAGGAATCTGGTGATGGCCGGAAATTTCAACATGACCAATGTGGAAGAGCTTTTTGGGAAATTGGTCGAACTTGGGCAGCACCCAAAAGAAAAGACAGACACCGTGACTGTCATGGAAAAAATCGGACACTTTTTGGATGAAGAGAATCAACGAATTTTTGATAAATACAAACACGAGTATTCTAACGAGCAGCTGACACACGTCATCGAAAACGAATTAGATGTAGCCAGGATTCTGCGTAGATCTTGCAGAGATTTTGATGGAGGTTATGCGATGGCAGGTTTGATCGGAAATGGAAGTAGTTTTGTGGTACGGGATCCTTCGGGTATTCGTCCAGCCTATTATTTTGCGGATGATGAATTTGTAGTGGTAGCTTCTGAAAAGCCGGCAATTAAATCCGCATTCAATGTAGCTTACAACGAAATCAAAGAAATACAACCAGGGCATGCTTTGGTAATCAATAAGGATGGTTCTTTTGGAGAACATGAGATTTTGCCTGCACGTGAGCGTAAATCCTGTAGTTTTGAGAGAATCTATTTTTCTAGAGGGACTGACCCAGATATTTACAGGGAGCGAAAGCTGCTCGGTAAGGCTTTGATTCCTCAAGTATTGAAAGCGATTGACTTTGATCTGAAGAATACAGTGTTTTCCTATATCCCCAATACCGCAGAGACCGCATTTCTAGGGATGATTGAGGGGTTGGAGGATTATCTAGCCGCCAAGCGGAAAGAGATTCTACTCGATGGAAAACCTCATTTGGAAGATTTGGAAGAACTTCTGAACTTCCGTCCCCGCGTAGAGAAATTGGTCAGCAAGGATGTTAAATTGCGAACCTTTATCACCAATGACTCCGATCGGGATGCTATGGTTGCCAATGTGTATGACACTACTTATGAAGTAGTGAGAGCTGGAATTGATACCTTGGTGGTAATCGATGACTCCATTGTAAGGGGTACAACTTTGGAAAAAAGCATCTTGACGACCTTAGATAAGTTGAATCCCAAGCGAATTGTGATTGTTTCTTCTGCACCGCAGATCAGGTATCCAGATTGCTATGGCATTGACATGTCCAAAATGAAAGACTTCATTGCTTTCAGAGCAGCTGTGGCTTTGTTAAAAGAGCGAGATATGGAGGATTTGATGGAGCTGGTATATGATAAATGTGCTTCACAACATAATACCAACCAAAATTTTGTTAAAGAAATCTACGAATCATTCACGGATCAGGAGATTTCTGATAAAGTTGCCGAAATCATCACTACTTCTGAAATTCGTGCTGAAGTAAAAGTCTTGTATCAAACTGTAGAAAGCCTAAATAAATGTATTCCAGATCACTTAGGTGATTGGTATTTTACGGGCGATTTTCCAACCTCAGGTGGAATGCGAGTGGTCAATCGTGCTTTTGTAAATTATATGGAGGGCAAAGTGGTTCGAGCGTATTAA
- the smpB gene encoding SsrA-binding protein, which yields MTTKKNRFEKIINIKNKKASFEFEFIDKYVAGIQLKGTEIKSIREGKVSLTEAYCYFRRGELFIKQMHIAPYSMAASYNHDAVRERKLLLNKQELEKMEGKFSEKGLSIVPIRIFINDQGLAKVEIALARGKKIHDKRESIKAKDTKRELERMKF from the coding sequence ATGACAACAAAGAAAAATAGATTTGAAAAAATCATCAATATCAAGAATAAGAAAGCGAGCTTTGAGTTTGAGTTTATTGATAAATATGTCGCTGGGATTCAATTGAAGGGGACAGAGATAAAGTCCATCCGAGAGGGGAAAGTATCCTTGACTGAAGCGTATTGTTATTTTAGAAGGGGAGAGTTGTTCATTAAACAAATGCACATTGCCCCATATTCCATGGCAGCTAGTTATAATCATGATGCGGTGAGAGAGCGGAAGTTGCTGCTTAATAAACAGGAATTGGAAAAAATGGAAGGAAAGTTTTCTGAAAAAGGCTTGTCCATTGTGCCCATTCGGATTTTCATCAATGATCAAGGCTTAGCCAAGGTAGAGATTGCACTTGCAAGGGGGAAAAAGATCCATGATAAGCGGGAAAGTATCAAAGCTAAAGATACCAAGCGGGAGTTAGAAAGAATGAAGTTTTAA
- a CDS encoding HNH endonuclease, with product MEKRVLVLNLDHSPVGVVTVQKALVLSFLDKVTTLSHFEHLSIRTVTQEFKYPAVIRLNEYKNIPFKSVLLNRNNLFKRDSNECQYCGSSKNLTIDHIVPKSKGGKTNWTNLITACNRCNVYKGDKSPEQAGLKLRSQPFKPTLSFYLADYAGRNAEEWLPFLDVKVLKTQ from the coding sequence ATGGAAAAACGAGTATTGGTGTTAAACTTAGACCATAGTCCCGTAGGTGTAGTCACGGTGCAAAAAGCGCTTGTACTTTCTTTTTTAGATAAAGTAACTACATTGAGTCATTTCGAACATTTAAGTATTCGGACAGTCACACAAGAATTTAAATACCCAGCTGTCATCCGCTTAAACGAGTATAAGAACATCCCTTTCAAGAGCGTTCTATTGAATCGGAATAACTTATTTAAACGTGATAGTAATGAATGCCAATATTGTGGATCTTCGAAAAATCTCACAATAGATCATATTGTTCCCAAGTCCAAGGGAGGAAAAACTAATTGGACAAATTTGATTACCGCTTGTAACCGCTGCAATGTATACAAAGGCGATAAATCTCCTGAGCAGGCAGGGTTAAAATTACGTTCACAGCCATTCAAACCTACCTTGAGTTTTTACTTAGCAGACTATGCTGGCAGAAATGCAGAGGAATGGTTGCCTTTTTTGGATGTAAAAGTATTAAAGACTCAATAA
- the tsaD gene encoding tRNA (adenosine(37)-N6)-threonylcarbamoyltransferase complex transferase subunit TsaD, with the protein MKINILAIESSCDETSAAIISDGKVLNNIIATQSVHEKYGGVVPELASRAHQQHLIPVIHEAIQSSGIPKEELSAVAFTRGPGLMGSLMVGVSFAKAMAFALDIPLIEVNHMQAHILAHFIEDPKPTFPFICLTVSGGHTQLVLVQDYLKMEVIGETTDDAVGEAFDKTAKLLGLPYPGGPLIDRYAKVGNPKAYSFPISDMPELNFSFSGIKTAVLYFLRDQVKDNPAFIEQNLADICASVQYTLIKMLMQKLKKAAVRYKIKEIAIAGGVSANSGLRNELNVFAKKYHWNVYVPKFEYCTDNAGMIAMAAHFKYKKGEFVGLDVVPEARMKI; encoded by the coding sequence ATGAAAATAAATATACTCGCCATCGAGTCATCCTGTGATGAAACGTCTGCCGCAATTATTTCTGATGGCAAAGTACTTAATAATATAATCGCAACGCAATCTGTCCATGAAAAATATGGGGGTGTAGTACCGGAACTTGCTTCAAGAGCCCATCAACAGCACTTGATTCCCGTTATACACGAAGCAATTCAATCTTCTGGTATTCCCAAGGAAGAATTATCAGCAGTCGCATTTACCCGTGGCCCAGGATTAATGGGGTCATTGATGGTCGGTGTTTCCTTTGCCAAAGCAATGGCCTTCGCATTGGATATTCCACTGATTGAAGTCAATCATATGCAAGCGCATATTTTGGCTCATTTTATTGAGGATCCCAAGCCAACATTCCCATTTATTTGTCTTACCGTTAGTGGAGGACATACCCAGCTAGTACTCGTTCAAGATTACTTAAAGATGGAAGTCATCGGAGAAACTACAGATGATGCGGTAGGAGAGGCCTTTGATAAGACTGCCAAGTTGCTGGGCTTGCCATATCCTGGAGGTCCTTTGATAGATCGCTATGCAAAAGTTGGAAATCCCAAAGCGTATTCTTTTCCAATATCAGATATGCCTGAATTAAATTTCTCTTTTTCAGGAATCAAAACTGCCGTCCTATACTTCCTAAGAGACCAAGTCAAAGATAATCCAGCTTTTATCGAGCAAAATTTAGCCGATATTTGTGCATCTGTGCAATACACGTTGATAAAGATGTTGATGCAAAAGCTAAAAAAGGCAGCTGTACGCTATAAAATCAAAGAAATCGCCATAGCAGGTGGTGTCTCGGCTAATAGTGGATTAAGAAATGAGCTGAATGTATTTGCAAAAAAGTATCATTGGAATGTTTACGTGCCAAAGTTTGAATATTGCACAGATAATGCAGGCATGATTGCTATGGCAGCACATTTTAAATATAAGAAAGGAGAGTTTGTGGGGTTGGATGTGGTGCCTGAAGCGAGGATGAAGATTTGA